The proteins below come from a single Biomphalaria glabrata chromosome 10, xgBioGlab47.1, whole genome shotgun sequence genomic window:
- the LOC106054414 gene encoding phospholipid scramblase 1-like isoform X1 yields the protein MTSANRYKITEQHRMDKNRTVVTRQPTNEIALMPFPGQFQGCPPGLEYMAAIDQLICKQEVSLFEVLTGIEAVNKYRVFNTLNQQAYWALEESDCCNRIYCGPNRGFVFHITDNSQQDVMTIVRPFLCCKGCCCCADGCCKYPIYVNDRAGQLLGIVRMMNSCWTPHFGIFDHNEVLLYEIWGPCCPCQCACGCTDDIEFPIKSVKDNTQVGTVSKVWAGSFREMLTDADTYSVRFPVNLDVRHKALMFACIFLIDFAVFETQKNNNK from the exons ATGACTTCTGCCAACAGATACAAGATAACAGAACAACATAGGATGGATAAAAACAGAACTGTCGTCACAAGGCAGCCCACAAATGAAA TCGCACTCATGCCATTCCCTGGTCAGTTTCAAGGTTGTCCACCAGGCTTGGAGTACATGGCGGCCATTGATCAACTTATTTGTAAACAAGAGGTCAGTTTATTTGAag TTTTGACGGGTATAGAAGCTGTTAACAAGTACCGTGTCTTCAATACATTGAACCAACAGGCGTACTGGGCACTGGAAG agTCTGACTGTTGCAACAGAATCTACTGTGGGCCAAACAGAggatttgtttttcatattacaGACAACTCACAACAG GATGTCATGACTATTGTGAGACCATTTCTCTGCTGTAAAGGTTGCTGTTGCTGCGCTGATGGTTGTTGTAAGTACCCAATCTACGTGAATGATAGGGCTGGACAATTACTGGGAATAGTTCGCATGAT GAACTCGTGCTGGACACCACACTTTGGCATCTTTGACCACAATGAAGTATTGCTGTACGAGATCTGGGGACCCTGTTGTCCTTGTCAATGTGCATGTGGCTGCACTGACGACATAGAGTTCCCG ATAAAGAGTGTTAAGGACAACACTCAAGTTGGTACCGTGAGTAAAGTATGGGCAGGAAGTTTCAGAGAAATGCTCACTGATGCTGACACATATAGTGTCAGAT TTCCTGTAAATCTTGATGTCAGACACAAAGCGTTGATGTTTGCCTGCATATTCCTCATT GACTTTGCTGTCTTCGAAACAcagaaaaacaataacaaataa
- the LOC106054414 gene encoding phospholipid scramblase 1-like isoform X2, protein MDKNRTVVTRQPTNEIALMPFPGQFQGCPPGLEYMAAIDQLICKQEVSLFEVLTGIEAVNKYRVFNTLNQQAYWALEESDCCNRIYCGPNRGFVFHITDNSQQDVMTIVRPFLCCKGCCCCADGCCKYPIYVNDRAGQLLGIVRMMNSCWTPHFGIFDHNEVLLYEIWGPCCPCQCACGCTDDIEFPIKSVKDNTQVGTVSKVWAGSFREMLTDADTYSVRFPVNLDVRHKALMFACIFLIDFAVFETQKNNNK, encoded by the exons ATGGATAAAAACAGAACTGTCGTCACAAGGCAGCCCACAAATGAAA TCGCACTCATGCCATTCCCTGGTCAGTTTCAAGGTTGTCCACCAGGCTTGGAGTACATGGCGGCCATTGATCAACTTATTTGTAAACAAGAGGTCAGTTTATTTGAag TTTTGACGGGTATAGAAGCTGTTAACAAGTACCGTGTCTTCAATACATTGAACCAACAGGCGTACTGGGCACTGGAAG agTCTGACTGTTGCAACAGAATCTACTGTGGGCCAAACAGAggatttgtttttcatattacaGACAACTCACAACAG GATGTCATGACTATTGTGAGACCATTTCTCTGCTGTAAAGGTTGCTGTTGCTGCGCTGATGGTTGTTGTAAGTACCCAATCTACGTGAATGATAGGGCTGGACAATTACTGGGAATAGTTCGCATGAT GAACTCGTGCTGGACACCACACTTTGGCATCTTTGACCACAATGAAGTATTGCTGTACGAGATCTGGGGACCCTGTTGTCCTTGTCAATGTGCATGTGGCTGCACTGACGACATAGAGTTCCCG ATAAAGAGTGTTAAGGACAACACTCAAGTTGGTACCGTGAGTAAAGTATGGGCAGGAAGTTTCAGAGAAATGCTCACTGATGCTGACACATATAGTGTCAGAT TTCCTGTAAATCTTGATGTCAGACACAAAGCGTTGATGTTTGCCTGCATATTCCTCATT GACTTTGCTGTCTTCGAAACAcagaaaaacaataacaaataa